A section of the Archocentrus centrarchus isolate MPI-CPG fArcCen1 chromosome 20, fArcCen1, whole genome shotgun sequence genome encodes:
- the gpr141 gene encoding probable G-protein coupled receptor 141, translating to MATTVNQSTVSPNTTSMMTIASTNDKPLNNTSYHIALLVIYSVVLICGTISLSLMMRIMKSSTTSTMSIAVLNLIFTHFIFLLTVPFRIYYYATNEWTMRYGWCKIVSSMIHIHMYMSFVLYVIILISRLLTFYHRACHVASFQRIHAIFISVLVWIILLIAVPCIIHYKYGDFKNGSRTENNTCFQFGKNIESAKVFNYITSILIIVIATVLTGFQGNVLWVLYRTHREGCTSQQEFGAQLKSLCFALIMVICFIPYHIFRLYYLEHIADLQSLNEMLLSLTTFNCLDMLTFLGTRTCNICFSGKVG from the coding sequence ATGGCTACCACAGTAAACCAGAGCACAGTATCCCCAAACACAACTTCAATGATGACTATAGCCTCAACAAATGACAAGCCACTGAATAACACCAGTTACCACATAGCCCTCTTGGTCATCTACTCTGTGGTTCTGATCTGTGGGACAATTAGCCTGAGCCTGATGATGCGCATCATGAAATCCAGCACAACTTCCACCATGTCAATCGCTGTACTCAACCTGATCTTTACCCACTTCATCTTCCTGCTAACGGTTCCCTTCAGAATCTACTATTATGCAACTAATGAATGGACCATGCGCTATGGGTGGTGTAAAATAGTCAGCAGCATGATCCATATCCACATGTatatgtcttttgtcctctatGTGATTATCCTCATCTCCCGCCTGTTGACATTCTACCACAGAGCTTGCCACGTAGCATCCTTTCAGAGGATACACGCGATCTTTATCAGTGTTTTGGTGTGGATTATTCTGCTGATCGCAGTCCCTTGCATCATCCATTATAAATatggtgattttaaaaatggatcTCGCACTGAGAACAACACTTGCTTCCAGTTTGGAAAAAACATAGAATCTGCCAAGGTGTTCAACTACATCACAAGCATACTGATTATAGTCATTGCCACTGTGTTGACAGGCTTCCAAGGCAATGTTCTCTGGGTTTTATACAGGACGCACCGGGAGGGATGCACCTCTCAACAGGAGTTTGGGGCTCAGCTGAAGAGTCTTTGCTTTGCGCTAATCATGGTCATCTGCTTCATTCCCTACCACATTTTCCGGCTGTATTACTTAGAACACATAGCTGACTTACAGAGTTTAAACGAAATGCTTCTGAGCTTAACCACTTTTAACTGTTTGGACATGCTTACTTTCTTGGGGACGCGGACCTGCAACATATGCTTCTCAGGAAAAGTTGGATAA